The Aythya fuligula isolate bAytFul2 chromosome 2, bAytFul2.pri, whole genome shotgun sequence genome contains a region encoding:
- the MTSS1 gene encoding protein MTSS 1 isoform X9 translates to MEAVIEKECSALGGLFQTIISDMKGSYPVWEDFINKAGKLQSQLRTTVVAAAAFLDAFQKVADMATNTRGGTREIGSALTRMCMRHRSIESKLRQFSSALIDCLINPLQEQMEEWKKVANQLDKDHAKEYKKARQEIKKKSSDTLKLQKKAKKAEALGRGDIQPQLDSALQDVNDKYLLLEETEKQAVRKALIEERGRFCTFISMLRPVIEEEISMLGEITHLQTISDDLKSLTMDPHKLPSSSEQVILDLKGSDYSWSYQTPPSSPSTTMSRKSSVCSSLNSVNSSDSRSSGSHSHSPSSHYRYRSSNLPQQAPMRLSSVSSHDSGFMSQDAFQSKSPSPMPPEAPNQNSSSSASSEASETCQSVSECSSPTSVSSGSTMGAWASTDKDWAKPGPYDQPVVNTLQRRKEKREPELNGGAQSGPPAPPEEAQRPRSMTVSTATRQGEEMESCEELALALTRGLQLDTQRSSRDSLQCSSGYSTQTTTPCCSEDTIPSQVSDYDYFSVSGDQEAEQQEFDKSSTIPRNSDISQSYRRMFQTKRPASTAGLPTTLGPVIVTPGVATIRRTPSTKPSVRRGTIGAGPIPIKTPVIPVKTPTVPDIPGGLPGALAGTEECPEQNLESPAAGDGGQGVGSMPSSSWSGQASVNPPPSSLKLSAADEQRQAVPEGEGEESERDGVSTLAPGGQLELDPGDLSPGDVPQGEDMLNAIRRGVKLKKTTTNDRSAPRIS, encoded by the exons gtggCACCAGAGAAATCGGGTCTGCTCTGACCAGGATGTGCATGAGACACAGGAGTATAGAGTCCAAACTCCGGCAGTTCTCAAG TGCTTTAATTGACTGTCTGATAAACCCACTTCAAGAACAGATGGAAGAGTGGAAGAAAGTGGCCAATCAACTGGATAAAGACCACGCAAAAG aGTACAAAAAAGCCCGCCaagagataaaaaagaaatcgTCTGACACACTGAAgctacagaagaaagcaaagaaag CTGAGGCTCTGG GACGGGGTGACATTCAGCCCCAGTTGGACAGTGCTTTACAAGACGTCAATGATAAGTACCTGCTGCTTGAAGAAACCGAGAAGCAAGCTGTCAGAAAAGCTCTGATCGAGGAGCGCGGGCGATTCTGTACTTTCATCTCGATGCTGCGGCCTGTAATA gaagaagaaatatcAATGCTGGGAGAAATAACTCATTTACAAACCATATCAGATGACCTGAAAAGCCTCACCATGGATCCACACAAGTTGCCATCTTCAAGTGAACAG GTAATTTTAGATTTGAAAGGTTCTGATTACAGCTGGTCTTATCAGACTCCTCCATCCTCTCCCAGTACCACCATGTCCAGAAAATCTAGCGTTTGCAG CAGTCTGAACAGCGTTAACAGTAGTGATTCCCGGTCCAGTGGCTCGCACTCGCACTCACCTAGTTCACACTATCGCTATCGCAGCTCCAATCTGCCTCAGCAGGCACCCATGAGGCTGTCCAGTGTGTCCTCCCATGATTCTGGATTCATGTCCCAGGATGCTTTCCAGTCCAAATCGCCATCCCCTATGCCACCAGAAGCACCTAACCAG AATTCgtccagctctgcctcttcaGAAGCCTCTGAAACCTGCCAGTCAGTGAGCGAGTGCAGTTCCCCCACCTCAGTCAGCTCAGGCTCCACCATGGGGGCTTGGGCCTCCACAGATAAG GACTGGGCCAAGCCAGGCCCGTACGACCAGCCGGTGGTGAACACCCTGCAGCGCCGCAAGGAGAAGCGCGAGCCAGAGCTGAACGGAGGGGCGCAGAGCGGGCCGCCCGCGCCACCTGAGGAGGCCCAGAGACCTCGGAGCATGACAGTGTCGACTGCCACCAGG CAGGGTGAGGAGATGGAGTCCTGCGAGGAGCTGGCACTCGCTCTGACAAGAGGTCTGCAGCTTGACACCCAGAGGAGCAGCCGTGATTCCTTGCAGTGCTCCAGTGGTTACAGCACCCAGACGACAACTCCGTGCTGTTCAGAGGACACGATCCCATCTCAAG TTTCAGATTATGATTATTTCTCTGTGAGTGGTGaccaggaggcagagcagcaagaGTTTGACAAATCCTCCACCATCCCAAGAAACAGCGACATTAGTCAGTCGTATCGCAGAATGTTTCAGACCAAGCGTCCCGCTTCCACTGCAGGTCTGCCAACCACGCTGGGACCGGTCATAGTCACCCCCGGCGTCGCCACCATCCGACGGACGCCCTCCACCAAGCCTTCGGTCAGACGCGGCACCATCGGGGCAGGCCCGATTCCCATCAAGACGCCGGTGATTCCCGTCAAAACACCCACGGTCCCCGATAtccccggggggctgcccgGCGCCCTCGCCGGGACCGAAGAATGCCCCGAGCAAAACCTGGAGTCTCCAGCGGCCGGAGACGGAGGGCAAGGCGTGGGCAGCATGCCCTCATCCTCGTGGAGCGGACAGGCCTCCGTCAACCCTCCGCCGTCGAGCCTGAAACTGAGCGCTGCCGACGAGCAGAGGCAAGCGGTGCCGGAGGGCGAGGGGGAAGAGAGCGAGCGGGATGGTGTCAGCACCCTGGCGCCCGGCGGCCAGCTGGAGCTCGATCCCGGGGACCTGAGCCCCGGGGATGTGCCACAAGGGGAAGATATGCTCAACGCCATTCGGCGCGGCGTCAAGCTGAAGAAGACGACCACGAACGACCGCTCAGCACCTCGTATCTCCTAG
- the MTSS1 gene encoding protein MTSS 1 isoform X1 — MEAVIEKECSALGGLFQTIISDMKGSYPVWEDFINKAGKLQSQLRTTVVAAAAFLDAFQKVADMATNTRGGTREIGSALTRMCMRHRSIESKLRQFSSALIDCLINPLQEQMEEWKKVANQLDKDHAKEYKKARQEIKKKSSDTLKLQKKAKKAEALGRGDIQPQLDSALQDVNDKYLLLEETEKQAVRKALIEERGRFCTFISMLRPVIEEEISMLGEITHLQTISDDLKSLTMDPHKLPSSSEQVILDLKGSDYSWSYQTPPSSPSTTMSRKSSVCSSLNSVNSSDSRSSGSHSHSPSSHYRYRSSNLPQQAPMRLSSVSSHDSGFMSQDAFQSKSPSPMPPEAPNQNSSSSASSEASETCQSVSECSSPTSVSSGSTMGAWASTDKLSNGFYHCSLSSDPSVASVGAGPFPHFPPVSRAWTRAPSALLPDYVHYYTIGPGMLPSSKIPSWKDWAKPGPYDQPVVNTLQRRKEKREPELNGGAQSGPPAPPEEAQRPRSMTVSTATRQGEEMESCEELALALTRGLQLDTQRSSRDSLQCSSGYSTQTTTPCCSEDTIPSQVSDYDYFSVSGDQEAEQQEFDKSSTIPRNSDISQSYRRMFQTKRPASTAGLPTTLGPVIVTPGVATIRRTPSTKPSVRRGTIGAGPIPIKTPVIPVKTPTVPDIPGGLPGALAGTEECPEQNLESPAAGDGGQGVGSMPSSSWSGQASVNPPPSSLKLSAADEQRQAVPEGEGEESERDGVSTLAPGGQLELDPGDLSPGDVPQGEDMLNAIRRGVKLKKTTTNDRSAPRIS, encoded by the exons gtggCACCAGAGAAATCGGGTCTGCTCTGACCAGGATGTGCATGAGACACAGGAGTATAGAGTCCAAACTCCGGCAGTTCTCAAG TGCTTTAATTGACTGTCTGATAAACCCACTTCAAGAACAGATGGAAGAGTGGAAGAAAGTGGCCAATCAACTGGATAAAGACCACGCAAAAG aGTACAAAAAAGCCCGCCaagagataaaaaagaaatcgTCTGACACACTGAAgctacagaagaaagcaaagaaag CTGAGGCTCTGG GACGGGGTGACATTCAGCCCCAGTTGGACAGTGCTTTACAAGACGTCAATGATAAGTACCTGCTGCTTGAAGAAACCGAGAAGCAAGCTGTCAGAAAAGCTCTGATCGAGGAGCGCGGGCGATTCTGTACTTTCATCTCGATGCTGCGGCCTGTAATA gaagaagaaatatcAATGCTGGGAGAAATAACTCATTTACAAACCATATCAGATGACCTGAAAAGCCTCACCATGGATCCACACAAGTTGCCATCTTCAAGTGAACAG GTAATTTTAGATTTGAAAGGTTCTGATTACAGCTGGTCTTATCAGACTCCTCCATCCTCTCCCAGTACCACCATGTCCAGAAAATCTAGCGTTTGCAG CAGTCTGAACAGCGTTAACAGTAGTGATTCCCGGTCCAGTGGCTCGCACTCGCACTCACCTAGTTCACACTATCGCTATCGCAGCTCCAATCTGCCTCAGCAGGCACCCATGAGGCTGTCCAGTGTGTCCTCCCATGATTCTGGATTCATGTCCCAGGATGCTTTCCAGTCCAAATCGCCATCCCCTATGCCACCAGAAGCACCTAACCAG AATTCgtccagctctgcctcttcaGAAGCCTCTGAAACCTGCCAGTCAGTGAGCGAGTGCAGTTCCCCCACCTCAGTCAGCTCAGGCTCCACCATGGGGGCTTGGGCCTCCACAGATAAG TTGTCTAATGGGTTTTATCACTGTAGTTTATCAAGTGACCCATCCGTAGCTTCAGTTGGTGCAGGTCCTTTCCCTCATTTCCCGCCTGTCTCCCGCGCGTGGACTCGGGCTCCCTCAGCCCTCCTTCCAGACTACGTTCATTATTACACCATTGGGCCAGGCATGTTGCCATCATCTAAGATCCCTAGCTGGAAG GACTGGGCCAAGCCAGGCCCGTACGACCAGCCGGTGGTGAACACCCTGCAGCGCCGCAAGGAGAAGCGCGAGCCAGAGCTGAACGGAGGGGCGCAGAGCGGGCCGCCCGCGCCACCTGAGGAGGCCCAGAGACCTCGGAGCATGACAGTGTCGACTGCCACCAGG CAGGGTGAGGAGATGGAGTCCTGCGAGGAGCTGGCACTCGCTCTGACAAGAGGTCTGCAGCTTGACACCCAGAGGAGCAGCCGTGATTCCTTGCAGTGCTCCAGTGGTTACAGCACCCAGACGACAACTCCGTGCTGTTCAGAGGACACGATCCCATCTCAAG TTTCAGATTATGATTATTTCTCTGTGAGTGGTGaccaggaggcagagcagcaagaGTTTGACAAATCCTCCACCATCCCAAGAAACAGCGACATTAGTCAGTCGTATCGCAGAATGTTTCAGACCAAGCGTCCCGCTTCCACTGCAGGTCTGCCAACCACGCTGGGACCGGTCATAGTCACCCCCGGCGTCGCCACCATCCGACGGACGCCCTCCACCAAGCCTTCGGTCAGACGCGGCACCATCGGGGCAGGCCCGATTCCCATCAAGACGCCGGTGATTCCCGTCAAAACACCCACGGTCCCCGATAtccccggggggctgcccgGCGCCCTCGCCGGGACCGAAGAATGCCCCGAGCAAAACCTGGAGTCTCCAGCGGCCGGAGACGGAGGGCAAGGCGTGGGCAGCATGCCCTCATCCTCGTGGAGCGGACAGGCCTCCGTCAACCCTCCGCCGTCGAGCCTGAAACTGAGCGCTGCCGACGAGCAGAGGCAAGCGGTGCCGGAGGGCGAGGGGGAAGAGAGCGAGCGGGATGGTGTCAGCACCCTGGCGCCCGGCGGCCAGCTGGAGCTCGATCCCGGGGACCTGAGCCCCGGGGATGTGCCACAAGGGGAAGATATGCTCAACGCCATTCGGCGCGGCGTCAAGCTGAAGAAGACGACCACGAACGACCGCTCAGCACCTCGTATCTCCTAG
- the MTSS1 gene encoding protein MTSS 1 isoform X12 — protein sequence MEAVIEKECSALGGLFQTIISDMKGSYPVWEDFINKAGKLQSQLRTTVVAAAAFLDAFQKVADMATNTRGGTREIGSALTRMCMRHRSIESKLRQFSSALIDCLINPLQEQMEEWKKVANQLDKDHAKEYKKARQEIKKKSSDTLKLQKKAKKGRGDIQPQLDSALQDVNDKYLLLEETEKQAVRKALIEERGRFCTFISMLRPVIEEEISMLGEITHLQTISDDLKSLTMDPHKLPSSSEQVILDLKGSDYSWSYQTPPSSPSTTMSRKSSVCSLNSVNSSDSRSSGSHSHSPSSHYRYRSSNLPQQAPMRLSSVSSHDSGFMSQDAFQSKSPSPMPPEAPNQNSSSSASSEASETCQSVSECSSPTSVSSGSTMGAWASTDKDWAKPGPYDQPVVNTLQRRKEKREPELNGGAQSGPPAPPEEAQRPRSMTVSTATRQGEEMESCEELALALTRGLQLDTQRSSRDSLQCSSGYSTQTTTPCCSEDTIPSQVSDYDYFSVSGDQEAEQQEFDKSSTIPRNSDISQSYRRMFQTKRPASTAGLPTTLGPVIVTPGVATIRRTPSTKPSVRRGTIGAGPIPIKTPVIPVKTPTVPDIPGGLPGALAGTEECPEQNLESPAAGDGGQGVGSMPSSSWSGQASVNPPPSSLKLSAADEQRQAVPEGEGEESERDGVSTLAPGGQLELDPGDLSPGDVPQGEDMLNAIRRGVKLKKTTTNDRSAPRIS from the exons gtggCACCAGAGAAATCGGGTCTGCTCTGACCAGGATGTGCATGAGACACAGGAGTATAGAGTCCAAACTCCGGCAGTTCTCAAG TGCTTTAATTGACTGTCTGATAAACCCACTTCAAGAACAGATGGAAGAGTGGAAGAAAGTGGCCAATCAACTGGATAAAGACCACGCAAAAG aGTACAAAAAAGCCCGCCaagagataaaaaagaaatcgTCTGACACACTGAAgctacagaagaaagcaaagaaag GACGGGGTGACATTCAGCCCCAGTTGGACAGTGCTTTACAAGACGTCAATGATAAGTACCTGCTGCTTGAAGAAACCGAGAAGCAAGCTGTCAGAAAAGCTCTGATCGAGGAGCGCGGGCGATTCTGTACTTTCATCTCGATGCTGCGGCCTGTAATA gaagaagaaatatcAATGCTGGGAGAAATAACTCATTTACAAACCATATCAGATGACCTGAAAAGCCTCACCATGGATCCACACAAGTTGCCATCTTCAAGTGAACAG GTAATTTTAGATTTGAAAGGTTCTGATTACAGCTGGTCTTATCAGACTCCTCCATCCTCTCCCAGTACCACCATGTCCAGAAAATCTAGCGTTTGCAG TCTGAACAGCGTTAACAGTAGTGATTCCCGGTCCAGTGGCTCGCACTCGCACTCACCTAGTTCACACTATCGCTATCGCAGCTCCAATCTGCCTCAGCAGGCACCCATGAGGCTGTCCAGTGTGTCCTCCCATGATTCTGGATTCATGTCCCAGGATGCTTTCCAGTCCAAATCGCCATCCCCTATGCCACCAGAAGCACCTAACCAG AATTCgtccagctctgcctcttcaGAAGCCTCTGAAACCTGCCAGTCAGTGAGCGAGTGCAGTTCCCCCACCTCAGTCAGCTCAGGCTCCACCATGGGGGCTTGGGCCTCCACAGATAAG GACTGGGCCAAGCCAGGCCCGTACGACCAGCCGGTGGTGAACACCCTGCAGCGCCGCAAGGAGAAGCGCGAGCCAGAGCTGAACGGAGGGGCGCAGAGCGGGCCGCCCGCGCCACCTGAGGAGGCCCAGAGACCTCGGAGCATGACAGTGTCGACTGCCACCAGG CAGGGTGAGGAGATGGAGTCCTGCGAGGAGCTGGCACTCGCTCTGACAAGAGGTCTGCAGCTTGACACCCAGAGGAGCAGCCGTGATTCCTTGCAGTGCTCCAGTGGTTACAGCACCCAGACGACAACTCCGTGCTGTTCAGAGGACACGATCCCATCTCAAG TTTCAGATTATGATTATTTCTCTGTGAGTGGTGaccaggaggcagagcagcaagaGTTTGACAAATCCTCCACCATCCCAAGAAACAGCGACATTAGTCAGTCGTATCGCAGAATGTTTCAGACCAAGCGTCCCGCTTCCACTGCAGGTCTGCCAACCACGCTGGGACCGGTCATAGTCACCCCCGGCGTCGCCACCATCCGACGGACGCCCTCCACCAAGCCTTCGGTCAGACGCGGCACCATCGGGGCAGGCCCGATTCCCATCAAGACGCCGGTGATTCCCGTCAAAACACCCACGGTCCCCGATAtccccggggggctgcccgGCGCCCTCGCCGGGACCGAAGAATGCCCCGAGCAAAACCTGGAGTCTCCAGCGGCCGGAGACGGAGGGCAAGGCGTGGGCAGCATGCCCTCATCCTCGTGGAGCGGACAGGCCTCCGTCAACCCTCCGCCGTCGAGCCTGAAACTGAGCGCTGCCGACGAGCAGAGGCAAGCGGTGCCGGAGGGCGAGGGGGAAGAGAGCGAGCGGGATGGTGTCAGCACCCTGGCGCCCGGCGGCCAGCTGGAGCTCGATCCCGGGGACCTGAGCCCCGGGGATGTGCCACAAGGGGAAGATATGCTCAACGCCATTCGGCGCGGCGTCAAGCTGAAGAAGACGACCACGAACGACCGCTCAGCACCTCGTATCTCCTAG
- the MTSS1 gene encoding protein MTSS 1 isoform X5 encodes MEAVIEKECSALGGLFQTIISDMKGSYPVWEDFINKAGKLQSQLRTTVVAAAAFLDAFQKVADMATNTRGGTREIGSALTRMCMRHRSIESKLRQFSSALIDCLINPLQEQMEEWKKVANQLDKDHAKEYKKARQEIKKKSSDTLKLQKKAKKAEALGRGDIQPQLDSALQDVNDKYLLLEETEKQAVRKALIEERGRFCTFISMLRPVIEEEISMLGEITHLQTISDDLKSLTMDPHKLPSSSEQVILDLKGSDYSWSYQTPPSSPSTTMSRKSSVCSSLNSVNSSDSRSSGSHSHSPSSHYRYRSSNLPQQAPMRLSSVSSHDSGFMSQDAFQSKSPSPMPPEAPNQLSNGFYHCSLSSDPSVASVGAGPFPHFPPVSRAWTRAPSALLPDYVHYYTIGPGMLPSSKIPSWKDWAKPGPYDQPVVNTLQRRKEKREPELNGGAQSGPPAPPEEAQRPRSMTVSTATRQGEEMESCEELALALTRGLQLDTQRSSRDSLQCSSGYSTQTTTPCCSEDTIPSQVSDYDYFSVSGDQEAEQQEFDKSSTIPRNSDISQSYRRMFQTKRPASTAGLPTTLGPVIVTPGVATIRRTPSTKPSVRRGTIGAGPIPIKTPVIPVKTPTVPDIPGGLPGALAGTEECPEQNLESPAAGDGGQGVGSMPSSSWSGQASVNPPPSSLKLSAADEQRQAVPEGEGEESERDGVSTLAPGGQLELDPGDLSPGDVPQGEDMLNAIRRGVKLKKTTTNDRSAPRIS; translated from the exons gtggCACCAGAGAAATCGGGTCTGCTCTGACCAGGATGTGCATGAGACACAGGAGTATAGAGTCCAAACTCCGGCAGTTCTCAAG TGCTTTAATTGACTGTCTGATAAACCCACTTCAAGAACAGATGGAAGAGTGGAAGAAAGTGGCCAATCAACTGGATAAAGACCACGCAAAAG aGTACAAAAAAGCCCGCCaagagataaaaaagaaatcgTCTGACACACTGAAgctacagaagaaagcaaagaaag CTGAGGCTCTGG GACGGGGTGACATTCAGCCCCAGTTGGACAGTGCTTTACAAGACGTCAATGATAAGTACCTGCTGCTTGAAGAAACCGAGAAGCAAGCTGTCAGAAAAGCTCTGATCGAGGAGCGCGGGCGATTCTGTACTTTCATCTCGATGCTGCGGCCTGTAATA gaagaagaaatatcAATGCTGGGAGAAATAACTCATTTACAAACCATATCAGATGACCTGAAAAGCCTCACCATGGATCCACACAAGTTGCCATCTTCAAGTGAACAG GTAATTTTAGATTTGAAAGGTTCTGATTACAGCTGGTCTTATCAGACTCCTCCATCCTCTCCCAGTACCACCATGTCCAGAAAATCTAGCGTTTGCAG CAGTCTGAACAGCGTTAACAGTAGTGATTCCCGGTCCAGTGGCTCGCACTCGCACTCACCTAGTTCACACTATCGCTATCGCAGCTCCAATCTGCCTCAGCAGGCACCCATGAGGCTGTCCAGTGTGTCCTCCCATGATTCTGGATTCATGTCCCAGGATGCTTTCCAGTCCAAATCGCCATCCCCTATGCCACCAGAAGCACCTAACCAG TTGTCTAATGGGTTTTATCACTGTAGTTTATCAAGTGACCCATCCGTAGCTTCAGTTGGTGCAGGTCCTTTCCCTCATTTCCCGCCTGTCTCCCGCGCGTGGACTCGGGCTCCCTCAGCCCTCCTTCCAGACTACGTTCATTATTACACCATTGGGCCAGGCATGTTGCCATCATCTAAGATCCCTAGCTGGAAG GACTGGGCCAAGCCAGGCCCGTACGACCAGCCGGTGGTGAACACCCTGCAGCGCCGCAAGGAGAAGCGCGAGCCAGAGCTGAACGGAGGGGCGCAGAGCGGGCCGCCCGCGCCACCTGAGGAGGCCCAGAGACCTCGGAGCATGACAGTGTCGACTGCCACCAGG CAGGGTGAGGAGATGGAGTCCTGCGAGGAGCTGGCACTCGCTCTGACAAGAGGTCTGCAGCTTGACACCCAGAGGAGCAGCCGTGATTCCTTGCAGTGCTCCAGTGGTTACAGCACCCAGACGACAACTCCGTGCTGTTCAGAGGACACGATCCCATCTCAAG TTTCAGATTATGATTATTTCTCTGTGAGTGGTGaccaggaggcagagcagcaagaGTTTGACAAATCCTCCACCATCCCAAGAAACAGCGACATTAGTCAGTCGTATCGCAGAATGTTTCAGACCAAGCGTCCCGCTTCCACTGCAGGTCTGCCAACCACGCTGGGACCGGTCATAGTCACCCCCGGCGTCGCCACCATCCGACGGACGCCCTCCACCAAGCCTTCGGTCAGACGCGGCACCATCGGGGCAGGCCCGATTCCCATCAAGACGCCGGTGATTCCCGTCAAAACACCCACGGTCCCCGATAtccccggggggctgcccgGCGCCCTCGCCGGGACCGAAGAATGCCCCGAGCAAAACCTGGAGTCTCCAGCGGCCGGAGACGGAGGGCAAGGCGTGGGCAGCATGCCCTCATCCTCGTGGAGCGGACAGGCCTCCGTCAACCCTCCGCCGTCGAGCCTGAAACTGAGCGCTGCCGACGAGCAGAGGCAAGCGGTGCCGGAGGGCGAGGGGGAAGAGAGCGAGCGGGATGGTGTCAGCACCCTGGCGCCCGGCGGCCAGCTGGAGCTCGATCCCGGGGACCTGAGCCCCGGGGATGTGCCACAAGGGGAAGATATGCTCAACGCCATTCGGCGCGGCGTCAAGCTGAAGAAGACGACCACGAACGACCGCTCAGCACCTCGTATCTCCTAG
- the MTSS1 gene encoding protein MTSS 1 isoform X6 — protein sequence MEAVIEKECSALGGLFQTIISDMKGSYPVWEDFINKAGKLQSQLRTTVVAAAAFLDAFQKVADMATNTRGGTREIGSALTRMCMRHRSIESKLRQFSSALIDCLINPLQEQMEEWKKVANQLDKDHAKEYKKARQEIKKKSSDTLKLQKKAKKGRGDIQPQLDSALQDVNDKYLLLEETEKQAVRKALIEERGRFCTFISMLRPVIEEEISMLGEITHLQTISDDLKSLTMDPHKLPSSSEQVILDLKGSDYSWSYQTPPSSPSTTMSRKSSVCSSLNSVNSSDSRSSGSHSHSPSSHYRYRSSNLPQQAPMRLSSVSSHDSGFMSQDAFQSKSPSPMPPEAPNQLSNGFYHCSLSSDPSVASVGAGPFPHFPPVSRAWTRAPSALLPDYVHYYTIGPGMLPSSKIPSWKDWAKPGPYDQPVVNTLQRRKEKREPELNGGAQSGPPAPPEEAQRPRSMTVSTATRQGEEMESCEELALALTRGLQLDTQRSSRDSLQCSSGYSTQTTTPCCSEDTIPSQVSDYDYFSVSGDQEAEQQEFDKSSTIPRNSDISQSYRRMFQTKRPASTAGLPTTLGPVIVTPGVATIRRTPSTKPSVRRGTIGAGPIPIKTPVIPVKTPTVPDIPGGLPGALAGTEECPEQNLESPAAGDGGQGVGSMPSSSWSGQASVNPPPSSLKLSAADEQRQAVPEGEGEESERDGVSTLAPGGQLELDPGDLSPGDVPQGEDMLNAIRRGVKLKKTTTNDRSAPRIS from the exons gtggCACCAGAGAAATCGGGTCTGCTCTGACCAGGATGTGCATGAGACACAGGAGTATAGAGTCCAAACTCCGGCAGTTCTCAAG TGCTTTAATTGACTGTCTGATAAACCCACTTCAAGAACAGATGGAAGAGTGGAAGAAAGTGGCCAATCAACTGGATAAAGACCACGCAAAAG aGTACAAAAAAGCCCGCCaagagataaaaaagaaatcgTCTGACACACTGAAgctacagaagaaagcaaagaaag GACGGGGTGACATTCAGCCCCAGTTGGACAGTGCTTTACAAGACGTCAATGATAAGTACCTGCTGCTTGAAGAAACCGAGAAGCAAGCTGTCAGAAAAGCTCTGATCGAGGAGCGCGGGCGATTCTGTACTTTCATCTCGATGCTGCGGCCTGTAATA gaagaagaaatatcAATGCTGGGAGAAATAACTCATTTACAAACCATATCAGATGACCTGAAAAGCCTCACCATGGATCCACACAAGTTGCCATCTTCAAGTGAACAG GTAATTTTAGATTTGAAAGGTTCTGATTACAGCTGGTCTTATCAGACTCCTCCATCCTCTCCCAGTACCACCATGTCCAGAAAATCTAGCGTTTGCAG CAGTCTGAACAGCGTTAACAGTAGTGATTCCCGGTCCAGTGGCTCGCACTCGCACTCACCTAGTTCACACTATCGCTATCGCAGCTCCAATCTGCCTCAGCAGGCACCCATGAGGCTGTCCAGTGTGTCCTCCCATGATTCTGGATTCATGTCCCAGGATGCTTTCCAGTCCAAATCGCCATCCCCTATGCCACCAGAAGCACCTAACCAG TTGTCTAATGGGTTTTATCACTGTAGTTTATCAAGTGACCCATCCGTAGCTTCAGTTGGTGCAGGTCCTTTCCCTCATTTCCCGCCTGTCTCCCGCGCGTGGACTCGGGCTCCCTCAGCCCTCCTTCCAGACTACGTTCATTATTACACCATTGGGCCAGGCATGTTGCCATCATCTAAGATCCCTAGCTGGAAG GACTGGGCCAAGCCAGGCCCGTACGACCAGCCGGTGGTGAACACCCTGCAGCGCCGCAAGGAGAAGCGCGAGCCAGAGCTGAACGGAGGGGCGCAGAGCGGGCCGCCCGCGCCACCTGAGGAGGCCCAGAGACCTCGGAGCATGACAGTGTCGACTGCCACCAGG CAGGGTGAGGAGATGGAGTCCTGCGAGGAGCTGGCACTCGCTCTGACAAGAGGTCTGCAGCTTGACACCCAGAGGAGCAGCCGTGATTCCTTGCAGTGCTCCAGTGGTTACAGCACCCAGACGACAACTCCGTGCTGTTCAGAGGACACGATCCCATCTCAAG TTTCAGATTATGATTATTTCTCTGTGAGTGGTGaccaggaggcagagcagcaagaGTTTGACAAATCCTCCACCATCCCAAGAAACAGCGACATTAGTCAGTCGTATCGCAGAATGTTTCAGACCAAGCGTCCCGCTTCCACTGCAGGTCTGCCAACCACGCTGGGACCGGTCATAGTCACCCCCGGCGTCGCCACCATCCGACGGACGCCCTCCACCAAGCCTTCGGTCAGACGCGGCACCATCGGGGCAGGCCCGATTCCCATCAAGACGCCGGTGATTCCCGTCAAAACACCCACGGTCCCCGATAtccccggggggctgcccgGCGCCCTCGCCGGGACCGAAGAATGCCCCGAGCAAAACCTGGAGTCTCCAGCGGCCGGAGACGGAGGGCAAGGCGTGGGCAGCATGCCCTCATCCTCGTGGAGCGGACAGGCCTCCGTCAACCCTCCGCCGTCGAGCCTGAAACTGAGCGCTGCCGACGAGCAGAGGCAAGCGGTGCCGGAGGGCGAGGGGGAAGAGAGCGAGCGGGATGGTGTCAGCACCCTGGCGCCCGGCGGCCAGCTGGAGCTCGATCCCGGGGACCTGAGCCCCGGGGATGTGCCACAAGGGGAAGATATGCTCAACGCCATTCGGCGCGGCGTCAAGCTGAAGAAGACGACCACGAACGACCGCTCAGCACCTCGTATCTCCTAG